One stretch of Chaetodon auriga isolate fChaAug3 chromosome 18, fChaAug3.hap1, whole genome shotgun sequence DNA includes these proteins:
- the abracl gene encoding costars family protein ABRACL: MNVDHEISLLVEEIQRLGSKNADGQTCVTFGVLFNDDRCANIFEAMVGTLRAAKRKKVVTFQGELLLQGVHDNVEIVLLQN, from the exons ATGAACGTCGATCATGAAATAAGTTTGCTGGTGGAGGAGATTCAGCGACTCGGCAGCAAAA ACGCTGACGGTCAAACCTGCGTGACATTTGGGGTCTTGTTTAACGACGACCGCTGCGCCAACATCTTCGAGGCGATGGTGGGCACCCTGAGGGCGGCCAAGAGGAAGAAGGTGGTCACCTTCCAGGGCGAGTTGCTTCTACAAGGCGTCCATGATAATGTTGAGATTGTCCTGCTCCAAAATTGA